From Toxorhynchites rutilus septentrionalis strain SRP chromosome 2, ASM2978413v1, whole genome shotgun sequence, a single genomic window includes:
- the LOC129766107 gene encoding uncharacterized protein LOC129766107, whose translation MPTNYKRKSNRQSWTAQQLEQAIKAVKSGSPSNCINSARTSCSVFNSQQEEELVQHLLVLEKRFYGITMTNVRKLAFDLAEKNGLPHPFNKSTKMAGKAWLSNFLKRNPKLSFHKPEATSAARARGFNKPAVSAFYDLLEEALKDPKLTPDRVLNADETSVPPKKSKVAALKGKKQVGGITSAERGETATAVMCMSATGQHLPPFFIFLRMRMREALKKGASRGSKFACNASGYMTVEIFNEWFDHFLEHVKPSEDSPALLIIDGHWSHTKNLAFTEKARANFVKVLVLPPHTSNKLQPLDVSFMAPFKTYYVHEVERFLQQNPGKIVSQYDVAELMKPAFIKVATTEIAENGFEKTGIWPFDRNIFSDDDFAPATVTDQPDPEILREEETFRLHLEGAPSKSTINRISCEDKEVQVLPEDIMVDSAEPDSISKANNPVFEISPSIILPLPKMVNPKVKKRKRQAEKAADITSAQNADTLKKAKASKDNKSIKKEQKQRSSKKPKQNKGKGQLI comes from the exons ATGCCTACAAATTACAAGCGCAAGAGTAACCGGCAGTCATGGACCGCTCAGCAGTTGGAACAAGCCATTAAGGCTGTAAAAAGTGGATCGCCG TCCAACTGTATCAACTCGGCTAGGACCTCTTGTTCCGTATTCAATTCTCAACAAGAAGAGGAGCTGGTACAACATCTGTTGGTTTTGGAAAAGAGGTTCTATGGAATAACGATGACTAATGTTCGTAAGCTTGCTTTTGATCTggccgaaaaaaatggattgccaCACCCGTTCAACAAGTCTACCAAGATGGCTGGAAAAGCTTGGCTTAGCAATTTTCTGAAACGAAATCCCAAATTGTCGTTCCATAAACCTGAAGCTACCTCTGCCGCCCGAGCCAGAGGCTTCAATAAGCCAGCAGTATCTGCGTTTTACGATTTGCTGGAAGAAGCGCTGAAAGATCCCAAATTGACGCCAGATCGTGTTTTGAACGCCGATGAGACTAGT GTTCCTCCGAAGAAGTCTAAGGTAGCGGCATTGAAAGGCAAAAAACAGGTTGGTGGTATTACATCTGCGGAACGCGGAGAAACAGCTACGGCAGTAATGTGCATGTCCGCAACCGGACAGCACCTTCCGCCGTTCTTCATTTTTCTTCGCATGCGGATGCGCGAAGCTTTGAAGAAAGGGGCATCACGTGGAAGCAAATTTGCCTGTAATGCATCGGGTTACATGACGGTCGAAATATTCAATGAGTGGTTCGATCACTTCTTGGAGCATGTAAAACCTTCTGAAGACAGTCCTGCCTTGCTCATAATTGATGGCCATTGGTCGCACACGAAGAACCTAGCTTTTACCGAGAAAGCTAGAGCTAACTTTGTTAAGGTTCTAGTTTTACCACCTCACACTAGCAACAAACTTCAACCGCTTGATGTATCCTTTATGGCACCTTTCAAGACGTACTACGTACATGAAGTAGAGCGTTTCCTACAACAGAATCCAGGTAAAATCGTCAGCCAATATGACGTTGCCGAGCTCATGAAACCTGCATTTATCAAGGTGGCTACTACGGAAATTGCTGAGAATGGGTTCGAAAAAACCGGAATTTGGCCATTTGATCGCAATATTTTTTCCGATGATGACTTTGCCCCGGCCACGGTGACTGATCAACCCGATCCTGAGATTCTTCGTGAAGAAGAGACGTTTCGATTGCATCTTGAAGGTGCGCCTAGTAAATCGACCATAAATCGCATTTCCTGTGAGGATAAAGAAGTTCAAGTGCTTCCCGAAGACATCATGGTTGATTCCGCAGAACCGGACAGCATCTCAAAGGCCAATAACCCGGTGTTTGAAATATCTCCATCGATCATACTTCCGTTACCGAAAATGGTCAACCCGAAAGTCAAGAAGAGAAAACGCCAAGCAGAAAAGGCAGCTGACATAACGTCTGCTCAAAACGCTGACACTTTGAAGAAGGCGAAAGCATCGAAAGACAATAAATCcatcaaaaaagaacaaaaacaacgCTCTTCGAAGAAGCCTAAGCAAAATAAGGGCAAAGGGCAACTCATCTGA